The following proteins are co-located in the Bradyrhizobium sp. AZCC 2176 genome:
- a CDS encoding enoyl-CoA hydratase/isomerase family protein produces the protein MTDAAVAEGDLIARKEGSVGILRLNRPKAINAVTLEMFHDIDRALDAFEADPAVAVILLEGAGERGLCAGGDIRALWESSKVKGDLGKILWRDEYILNARIKKFAKPYVAFMDGIVMGGGVGLSAHSSHRVVTEKTKLAMPEVGLGFFPDVGGTWLLSHSPGEIGTYFGLTGQTMNGPDAMHAKFADAVVPSSKLPALRDALTKIGSGTTSADIRKLIDGFSTGETAGPVAAMQTKIDALFSHDRMEDIVATLQRDGSDFAQATLKTLSEKSPRGMVVTLKLLRLARTARSLEECLVREYRAALEVFASDDFREGVRAAVIDKDRNPKWSPARIEDVTPAMLAPYFAEIGAHELKFP, from the coding sequence ATGACGGATGCGGCCGTTGCAGAGGGCGACCTGATCGCGCGCAAGGAAGGCTCAGTCGGCATTCTCCGCCTGAACCGGCCGAAGGCCATCAATGCGGTGACGCTGGAGATGTTCCACGACATTGACAGGGCGCTCGATGCCTTCGAGGCCGATCCTGCCGTCGCCGTGATCCTGCTGGAAGGCGCGGGCGAGCGTGGCCTTTGCGCCGGCGGCGACATCCGCGCGCTCTGGGAAAGCTCCAAGGTCAAGGGCGATCTCGGCAAGATCTTGTGGCGCGACGAGTACATCCTCAACGCCCGCATCAAGAAATTCGCGAAACCGTACGTCGCCTTCATGGACGGCATCGTAATGGGCGGCGGCGTCGGCCTGTCGGCGCATTCCAGCCACCGTGTCGTGACCGAGAAGACAAAACTTGCGATGCCCGAAGTCGGGCTCGGTTTTTTCCCCGATGTCGGCGGCACCTGGCTGTTGTCGCATTCGCCCGGAGAGATCGGCACCTATTTTGGATTGACCGGGCAGACCATGAATGGCCCCGACGCGATGCATGCAAAGTTTGCCGATGCGGTGGTGCCGTCGTCAAAACTGCCGGCCTTGCGTGATGCGTTGACGAAGATAGGGTCCGGCACAACATCGGCGGACATCAGGAAACTGATCGACGGCTTCTCGACCGGAGAGACGGCCGGGCCGGTCGCCGCGATGCAGACGAAGATAGACGCGTTGTTCTCCCACGATCGCATGGAAGACATTGTCGCGACGCTGCAGCGCGATGGTTCAGACTTCGCGCAGGCGACATTGAAAACGCTGAGCGAGAAGTCGCCGCGCGGCATGGTGGTGACGCTGAAGCTGCTGCGGTTGGCGCGTACGGCCCGCTCGCTGGAAGAGTGCTTGGTACGGGAATATCGCGCCGCGCTGGAAGTCTTCGCCAGCGATGATTTCCGCGAGGGCGTGCGCGCCGCCGTGATCGACAAGGACCGCAATCCAAAATGGTCGCCCGCTAGAATCGAAGACGTGACGCCGGCAATGCTCGCGCCGTATTTCGCCGAGATCGGCGCCCACGAACTGAAATTTCCCTGA
- a CDS encoding LysR family transcriptional regulator translates to MLDQGTKTIDWDDFRFVLAIVRGGSVSAAAKQLAVDHATVIRRVDRLERHLSAKLFDRRKTGYLLTEAGQRVADSAEAMESTIVANQEAVGGSRAQLTGTVRIGAPDGFGSHFLASRLVRFTERYPDLDLQLVATARLFSLSKREADIAISLTMPKEGRIVGRKLLDYSLGLYAAPAYLDRMPKIVSRGDLPRHRFVGYIEELLFTPELDYLPQVSPKISAKFRSANLIAQLNATIAGFGIAVLPHFMATAHPELRPVLPDEIRISRTFWMLMHADSKDLARIRAVADYICETVDSERALFCGR, encoded by the coding sequence ATGCTGGATCAAGGCACCAAGACGATCGATTGGGATGACTTCCGTTTCGTGCTGGCGATCGTCCGCGGCGGATCGGTTTCCGCCGCCGCCAAGCAGCTTGCCGTCGATCATGCCACAGTGATCCGGCGTGTCGACCGCCTGGAACGGCATCTCTCTGCAAAACTGTTCGATCGCCGCAAGACCGGCTACCTGCTGACCGAAGCCGGCCAACGTGTGGCCGACAGCGCGGAAGCGATGGAATCCACCATCGTCGCCAACCAGGAGGCGGTCGGCGGCTCGCGCGCCCAGCTCACCGGCACGGTCCGGATCGGCGCCCCCGACGGTTTCGGCAGCCATTTTCTGGCCTCGCGATTGGTGAGATTTACCGAGCGGTATCCTGATCTCGACTTGCAGCTCGTCGCTACCGCGCGGCTGTTCAGCCTGTCGAAGCGCGAGGCGGACATTGCGATCAGCCTGACCATGCCCAAGGAAGGCCGGATCGTCGGGCGCAAGCTGCTCGACTACAGCCTCGGGCTTTATGCTGCGCCAGCCTATCTCGACCGCATGCCGAAGATCGTATCGCGCGGCGACCTGCCCCGGCATCGCTTCGTCGGCTACATCGAGGAATTGCTGTTTACGCCGGAACTGGACTACCTGCCGCAGGTTTCGCCAAAAATCTCCGCCAAATTCCGCAGCGCCAACCTGATCGCGCAGCTCAACGCCACCATCGCAGGATTTGGGATCGCGGTGCTGCCGCACTTCATGGCGACGGCGCACCCCGAGCTGCGCCCGGTATTGCCGGACGAGATCAGGATTTCGCGCACTTTCTGGATGCTGATGCACGCCGACAGCAAGGATCTGGCGCGGATCAGAGCGGTGGCCGACTACATCTGCGAGACCGTGGACAGCGAGCGCGCGCTGTTTTGCGGAAGGTGA
- a CDS encoding SDR family NAD(P)-dependent oxidoreductase, protein MAIRFDGRVAIVTGAGNGLGRAHALGLASRGAKVVVNDFGGARDGTGGSLSPAEAVVEEIRKAGGTAMADGADVSKFGQVTAMVERATKEWGSVDLLCANAGILRDKSFAKMDIADFAKVLDVHLVGTFYCCKAVWEGMRERNYGRIVLTTSSSGLFGNFGQANYGAAKAGMVGLMNVLAEEGRKNNVRVNTISPTAATRMTEELLPPQALALMRPEAITPAVEFLLSEDAPTRTIMGAGAGSFAVIKIIETEGINLAQSDWTPDAIAARFAEIDDVSKARALQGAFEQTQKYVAQAAARAGIKL, encoded by the coding sequence ATGGCAATCAGGTTTGACGGACGCGTCGCTATCGTCACCGGCGCGGGCAATGGTCTGGGACGGGCGCATGCGCTGGGGCTGGCGAGCCGCGGCGCCAAGGTGGTGGTGAATGATTTTGGCGGTGCGCGCGACGGCACCGGCGGCTCGTTGTCGCCGGCCGAAGCCGTGGTCGAGGAAATCCGCAAAGCCGGCGGCACCGCGATGGCCGATGGCGCCGACGTCTCGAAGTTCGGACAAGTCACGGCGATGGTCGAGCGGGCTACGAAGGAGTGGGGCAGCGTCGATCTGCTGTGCGCCAATGCCGGCATTCTGCGCGACAAGTCATTCGCAAAAATGGACATAGCCGACTTTGCCAAGGTGCTCGACGTGCATCTTGTCGGCACTTTTTACTGCTGCAAGGCGGTATGGGAGGGCATGCGCGAGCGGAATTATGGCCGCATCGTGCTGACGACCTCGTCGTCGGGTCTGTTCGGTAATTTCGGCCAGGCCAATTACGGCGCGGCCAAAGCCGGCATGGTCGGCCTGATGAACGTACTGGCCGAGGAGGGCCGCAAGAACAACGTCCGCGTCAACACGATCTCGCCGACCGCGGCGACCCGGATGACGGAAGAACTGCTGCCGCCGCAGGCGCTCGCCCTGATGCGCCCCGAGGCGATCACGCCGGCTGTGGAATTCTTGCTCAGCGAGGACGCGCCGACCCGCACCATCATGGGCGCGGGGGCCGGCTCTTTCGCGGTGATCAAGATCATCGAGACCGAGGGCATCAACTTAGCCCAGTCCGACTGGACGCCGGATGCGATTGCCGCGCGTTTCGCCGAGATCGACGATGTGTCGAAAGCCAGGGCGCTGCAGGGCGCGTTCGAGCAGACGCAGAAGTATGTCGCCCAGGCTGCGGCGCGGGCGGGGATCAAGCTGTAA
- a CDS encoding AMP-binding protein: protein MTTFQEARAFLLKHRTDYDAAVKGFRWPDPVPFNWALDWFDAELAANADSRDRPALWIVDPGDKETKLSFATLSRRSNQVANFLRAQGLKRGDHLLLLLGNVVPLWETMLAAMKLGVVVIPATTLLTPDELRDRLDRGRARAVVASQDQVAKFAGLGGGLARIVVGATSQHDGWRAFEESANASHDFTADGPTNADDPMLLYFTSGTTAKPKLVRHSQRSYPVGHLSTMFWLGLQPGDVHLNISSPGWAKHAWSCFFAPWNAGATVFVVNQPRFDAKALLATVGRCGVTTLCAPPTVWRLFIQEKLADFKVSLREVCGAGEPLNPEVIDQVKTAWGLTIRDGYGQTETAALAGNSPGQKVKVGSMGRPLPGYRVRITDNDGHVTKEGEVTLVLGVDRPAGLMQGYQGDDGKLSGADGDLYRSGDVVFADDEGYLTFVGRSDDVFKSSDYRISPFELESVLLEHEQVAEAAVVPSPDPIRLAIPKAYVLLVSGVERTPETALSIFKHLHTRLAPFKRIRKIELVTELPKTISGKIRRVQLRRLEHDNDRSDALRGAEFREEEFPELQKVRTAGLES from the coding sequence ATGACCACCTTCCAGGAAGCGCGCGCCTTTCTGCTCAAGCATCGCACCGATTACGATGCGGCAGTAAAAGGATTTCGCTGGCCCGATCCGGTTCCGTTCAACTGGGCGCTCGACTGGTTCGATGCGGAACTTGCTGCGAATGCCGACAGTCGCGACCGTCCGGCACTCTGGATCGTCGATCCCGGCGACAAGGAGACAAAACTCTCCTTCGCGACGCTGTCGCGCCGATCCAACCAGGTCGCGAACTTCCTGCGCGCGCAGGGGCTGAAGCGCGGCGATCATTTGTTGCTGCTGCTCGGCAACGTCGTGCCGCTGTGGGAGACCATGCTGGCGGCGATGAAGCTCGGCGTCGTCGTGATTCCCGCGACCACGCTGCTCACCCCTGACGAATTGCGCGACCGGCTCGATCGGGGCAGGGCGCGGGCGGTGGTCGCCTCGCAGGATCAGGTCGCAAAATTTGCAGGCCTTGGCGGCGGACTGGCGCGTATCGTGGTCGGCGCGACGTCCCAGCATGATGGCTGGCGCGCGTTCGAGGAGTCCGCCAACGCCTCCCACGACTTTACGGCTGATGGACCGACCAATGCCGACGACCCGATGCTGCTCTATTTTACCTCGGGCACCACGGCAAAACCAAAACTCGTGCGGCACAGCCAGCGCAGCTATCCGGTAGGCCATCTGTCGACGATGTTCTGGCTCGGCCTGCAGCCGGGCGACGTGCACCTCAACATTTCATCGCCGGGCTGGGCCAAGCATGCCTGGAGCTGCTTCTTCGCGCCGTGGAATGCGGGGGCGACCGTGTTCGTGGTCAACCAGCCGCGCTTCGACGCCAAGGCGCTGCTCGCGACCGTCGGCCGCTGCGGCGTCACCACGCTATGCGCGCCGCCGACGGTGTGGCGGCTGTTCATTCAGGAGAAACTCGCGGATTTCAAGGTCAGCCTGCGCGAGGTCTGCGGCGCCGGCGAGCCGCTCAACCCCGAAGTGATCGATCAGGTGAAGACGGCGTGGGGCCTCACCATCCGCGACGGCTATGGCCAGACCGAGACCGCGGCGCTGGCCGGCAACTCGCCGGGACAGAAGGTCAAGGTCGGCTCGATGGGTCGCCCGTTGCCGGGCTACCGGGTGCGGATCACCGACAATGACGGCCACGTCACCAAGGAGGGCGAGGTGACGCTGGTGCTCGGCGTTGACCGGCCCGCAGGCCTGATGCAGGGCTATCAGGGCGACGACGGCAAATTGAGCGGCGCGGACGGCGACCTCTACCGCTCGGGCGATGTGGTGTTTGCCGACGACGAGGGCTACCTGACGTTCGTCGGCCGCTCCGACGACGTCTTCAAATCATCCGACTACCGCATCAGCCCGTTCGAACTTGAGAGCGTGCTGCTGGAACATGAGCAGGTCGCGGAAGCCGCTGTCGTCCCGAGCCCCGATCCTATCCGGCTCGCGATTCCCAAGGCCTATGTGCTGCTGGTGTCGGGCGTCGAACGCACGCCGGAGACCGCCTTATCGATCTTCAAGCATCTGCACACCCGGCTTGCCCCCTTCAAGCGCATTCGCAAGATCGAATTGGTGACGGAACTGCCCAAGACAATTTCCGGAAAGATCCGCCGCGTGCAGTTGCGTCGGCTCGAACATGATAATGACCGCAGTGACGCGCTGCGCGGCGCGGAGTTCCGCGAAGAAGAATTCCCGGAGCTGCAGAAAGTGCGGACTGCCGGGTTGGAGAGCTGA
- a CDS encoding isobutyryl-CoA dehydrogenase: MQFALNEDQVAVRDMAREFAAEKIAPHALRWDEEKHFPVDVMREAASLGIGGIYIKDDVGGSAMTRFDAALIFEALATGCPTVSAFISIHNMASWMIDAYGNDIQRQKWLPKLCTMELLASYCLTEPGSGSDAAALRTRAVRDGEHYVLNGQKQFISGAGGGDLYVVMVRTGTDGPSGISTLVIPADTPGVSFGANERKMGWNAQPTRAVIFENARVPVENRLGDEGIGFKIAMAGLDGGRINIAACSLGGAQSALDKSLAYMKERKAFGKRLDEFQALQFRLADMATELEAARTFVWRAAAALDRKDADATVLCAMAKRFGTDVGFEVANQALQLHGGYGYLSEYGIEKIVRDLRVHQILEGTNEIMRLIVSRKLIEGAR; encoded by the coding sequence ATGCAGTTCGCTCTCAACGAAGATCAAGTGGCGGTTCGCGACATGGCGCGCGAATTCGCCGCGGAAAAGATCGCGCCGCATGCGCTCCGCTGGGACGAGGAAAAGCATTTCCCCGTCGACGTGATGCGCGAGGCCGCAAGCCTCGGCATCGGCGGCATCTATATCAAAGACGACGTCGGCGGCTCTGCCATGACCCGCTTTGACGCCGCACTGATCTTCGAGGCGCTGGCAACGGGTTGCCCGACCGTGTCGGCCTTCATCTCGATCCACAACATGGCGTCGTGGATGATCGATGCCTATGGCAACGACATCCAGCGGCAGAAATGGCTGCCAAAGCTCTGCACCATGGAACTGCTGGCGAGCTACTGCCTGACCGAACCGGGCTCCGGCTCGGATGCCGCGGCGCTTCGCACCCGCGCGGTGCGCGACGGCGAGCACTACGTTCTGAACGGCCAGAAGCAGTTCATCTCCGGCGCGGGTGGCGGCGATCTCTATGTCGTGATGGTGCGGACCGGCACTGACGGCCCCAGTGGCATCTCCACGCTGGTGATTCCGGCCGACACGCCGGGTGTCTCGTTCGGCGCCAACGAGCGCAAGATGGGCTGGAACGCGCAGCCAACCCGCGCGGTGATTTTCGAGAATGCCCGTGTGCCGGTTGAAAATCGCCTGGGTGACGAGGGTATCGGCTTCAAGATCGCGATGGCCGGGCTCGACGGCGGCCGCATCAATATCGCGGCGTGCTCGCTTGGCGGCGCGCAAAGCGCGCTGGACAAGTCGCTGGCCTACATGAAAGAGCGAAAAGCTTTCGGAAAACGCCTCGACGAATTCCAGGCGCTGCAGTTCCGTCTCGCCGACATGGCGACCGAGCTTGAGGCAGCGCGGACGTTTGTCTGGCGCGCAGCCGCCGCCCTCGACCGCAAGGATGCCGACGCGACCGTGCTGTGTGCGATGGCAAAACGTTTTGGTACCGACGTCGGCTTCGAGGTCGCCAACCAGGCGCTGCAACTGCATGGCGGCTACGGCTACCTCAGCGAATACGGCATCGAGAAGATCGTGCGCGATCTGCGGGTGCACCAGATTTTGGAGGGGACCAACGAAATCATGCGGCTGATCGTGTCGCGCAAGCTGATCGAGGGCGCGCGATGA
- a CDS encoding enoyl-CoA hydratase → MEMLNPHCGIDRDDRGVVRLSICNAGTLNILSSTVTDGVCEGFEKLAADETIRAVILAGQSEKSMIGGADIKEMAKLDQKSAEAFITRLRDLCEAVRSFPAPVIARLPGWCLGGGLEVAAACDFRIAAHDAKFGMPEVRVGIPSVIHAALLPRLIGWGRARWLMMTAENIDAPTALAWGLVDVVAKEGGLDAAVEHTVNALLECGPAALRSQKALLRQWEERPLTESVNLSVGVFGQSFLTGEPQRLMQVFLDRKR, encoded by the coding sequence ATGGAAATGCTTAATCCCCACTGCGGCATCGACCGCGACGACCGGGGCGTCGTGCGTCTCTCGATCTGCAATGCGGGCACCCTCAACATCCTTTCCTCCACTGTCACTGATGGCGTGTGCGAAGGGTTCGAGAAGCTCGCCGCCGACGAGACTATTCGCGCGGTGATCCTGGCCGGCCAGAGCGAGAAGAGCATGATCGGCGGCGCCGACATCAAGGAGATGGCCAAGCTCGACCAGAAGTCCGCGGAAGCCTTCATCACGCGCTTACGCGACCTCTGCGAGGCCGTGCGCAGCTTTCCGGCGCCTGTGATCGCGCGGCTGCCCGGCTGGTGCCTCGGCGGTGGCCTCGAAGTCGCCGCCGCCTGTGATTTCCGCATTGCAGCTCACGACGCCAAATTCGGCATGCCGGAGGTCCGTGTCGGCATCCCCTCGGTGATCCACGCCGCATTGCTGCCGCGGTTGATCGGCTGGGGCCGTGCGCGCTGGCTGATGATGACCGCCGAGAATATCGACGCGCCCACGGCGCTCGCCTGGGGCCTGGTCGACGTGGTCGCGAAGGAAGGCGGGCTCGATGCCGCCGTCGAGCATACGGTCAATGCCCTGCTCGAATGCGGTCCCGCAGCGCTGCGGTCCCAGAAGGCACTGCTGCGGCAATGGGAAGAACGGCCGCTGACGGAATCGGTGAATCTCAGCGTCGGCGTGTTCGGGCAGTCCTTCCTGACCGGCGAGCCGCAGCGGCTGATGCAGGTATTTCTCGACCGCAAGAGATAG
- a CDS encoding CoA-acylating methylmalonate-semialdehyde dehydrogenase, which translates to MRAIGHFIGGKEVKGTSGRTSDVFEPMTGDVQAKVSLASKAEVRAAVENAKVAQVEWANTNPQRRARVMMKFLELAQRDYDKLAELLAREHGKTVPDAKGDIQRGLEVVEFACGIPHLMKGEYTEGAGPGIDIYSMRQPLGVVAGITPFNFPAMIPMWKFAPAIACGNAFILKPSERDPGVPMMLAALMIEAGLPPGVLNVVNGDKEAVDAILDDPDIKAVGFVGSSPIAQYIYERAAATGKRAQCFGGAKNHAIVMPDADMDQTVDALIGAGYGSAGERCMAISVAVPVGKPTADRLMEKLIPRVESLKIGTSIDPSADYGPLVTKEALNRVRNYVDIGIKEGATLAVDGRSFKMQGYENGFYMGGCLFDNVTKDMRIYKEEIFGPVLSVVRAHDYKEALALPSDHDYGNGVAIFTRDGDAARDFAAKVNVGMVGINVPIPVPIAYYTFGGWKKSGFGDLNQHGPDSIRFYTKTKTITSRWPSGVKEGAEFSIPTMN; encoded by the coding sequence ATGCGCGCAATCGGACATTTCATCGGCGGCAAAGAGGTCAAGGGCACGTCCGGGCGAACTTCAGACGTTTTCGAGCCGATGACCGGCGACGTTCAGGCCAAGGTCTCGCTGGCGTCCAAGGCCGAGGTTCGGGCCGCCGTGGAGAACGCCAAGGTTGCCCAGGTCGAGTGGGCGAATACCAATCCGCAGCGCCGCGCGCGCGTGATGATGAAGTTCCTCGAGCTCGCCCAGCGCGATTACGACAAGCTCGCAGAGCTTTTGGCGCGCGAGCATGGCAAGACGGTTCCCGACGCCAAGGGCGACATCCAGCGCGGCCTCGAAGTCGTCGAATTCGCCTGCGGCATCCCGCATCTGATGAAGGGTGAATACACCGAGGGCGCCGGCCCAGGCATCGACATCTATTCGATGCGGCAGCCGCTGGGCGTCGTCGCCGGCATCACGCCGTTCAATTTTCCGGCGATGATCCCGATGTGGAAATTCGCGCCCGCGATCGCCTGCGGCAACGCCTTCATCCTGAAGCCGTCCGAGCGCGATCCGGGCGTGCCGATGATGCTGGCCGCCTTGATGATCGAGGCCGGCCTGCCGCCCGGCGTGCTCAACGTCGTCAACGGCGACAAGGAAGCGGTCGACGCCATCCTCGACGATCCGGATATCAAGGCGGTCGGCTTCGTGGGCTCTTCGCCGATCGCGCAATATATCTATGAGCGTGCGGCCGCTACCGGCAAGCGCGCGCAGTGCTTCGGCGGCGCCAAGAACCACGCCATCGTCATGCCGGACGCCGACATGGATCAGACCGTCGATGCGCTGATCGGCGCGGGCTACGGCTCGGCCGGCGAACGTTGCATGGCGATTTCGGTCGCAGTGCCCGTCGGCAAGCCCACCGCCGACCGGTTGATGGAAAAGCTGATCCCGCGCGTGGAATCCCTGAAGATCGGCACCTCGATCGATCCCTCCGCCGATTACGGCCCGCTGGTGACGAAGGAAGCGCTCAACCGCGTCAGGAACTACGTCGACATCGGCATCAAGGAGGGCGCGACGCTCGCTGTCGACGGCCGCAGCTTCAAGATGCAGGGCTATGAAAACGGCTTCTACATGGGCGGCTGTCTGTTCGACAACGTCACCAAGGATATGCGGATTTACAAGGAAGAAATCTTCGGCCCGGTACTCTCGGTGGTGCGCGCCCACGACTACAAGGAAGCGCTGGCCCTGCCGTCGGACCACGATTACGGCAACGGCGTTGCGATCTTCACCCGCGACGGCGACGCCGCGCGCGATTTCGCCGCCAAGGTCAATGTCGGCATGGTCGGCATCAACGTGCCGATCCCGGTGCCGATCGCCTACTACACCTTCGGCGGCTGGAAGAAGTCCGGCTTCGGCGATCTCAATCAGCACGGGCCGGATTCGATCCGCTTCTACACCAAGACCAAGACGATTACCTCGCGCTGGCCGTCCGGCGTCAAGGAGGGCGCGGAGTTCTCGATTCCGACGATGAATTGA
- a CDS encoding TetR/AcrR family transcriptional regulator, which translates to MRYSKEHKQETHARIVKKASVRLREKGAHGIGVADLMKEAGLTHGGFYAHFDSREALVIEAFAYAMDRSVEHWRKIAAETLPEKRLSTIIDSYVSTVHRDDPGRGCAVPTLGAEIARESAKTRKAFAAKLEQLIEVMADQITDVPRKTARKQAMGTLATMMGTLVMSRVAGSGELSDEILASGREAALARAEAIKPAAKKARAKVN; encoded by the coding sequence ATGCGTTATTCGAAAGAGCACAAGCAGGAGACCCACGCGCGGATCGTGAAGAAGGCCTCGGTGCGGCTTCGCGAAAAGGGCGCGCATGGCATCGGCGTCGCCGACCTGATGAAGGAGGCCGGCCTCACCCATGGCGGCTTCTACGCGCATTTCGACTCGCGCGAGGCGCTGGTGATCGAGGCCTTTGCCTATGCGATGGACCGCTCGGTCGAGCACTGGCGCAAGATCGCCGCTGAGACGCTGCCGGAGAAGCGGCTGTCGACGATCATCGATTCCTACGTCTCGACGGTGCATCGCGACGATCCCGGCCGCGGCTGCGCGGTTCCCACGCTCGGCGCCGAGATCGCCCGCGAAAGCGCCAAGACCCGCAAGGCCTTTGCCGCCAAGCTGGAGCAGTTGATCGAGGTGATGGCCGATCAGATTACGGATGTGCCGCGAAAGACGGCGCGCAAGCAGGCGATGGGCACGCTGGCGACGATGATGGGCACGCTGGTGATGTCCCGCGTCGCGGGCAGCGGTGAACTCTCCGACGAGATTCTCGCCTCCGGCCGCGAGGCGGCGCTGGCCCGTGCCGAAGCGATTAAACCGGCTGCGAAGAAGGCACGGGCGAAGGTGAACTGA
- a CDS encoding MaoC family dehydratase — translation MNEVWKKPPVSFEAYQAMVGKEIGVSSWHLIDQRRINVYADVIEDHQFIHVDPERAKKETAFGNTIAHGFLTMSLMSIMSYEVMPVIEGTAMGVNYGFDKLRFLSPVRAGSRVRGRFTLAEAKLRKPKELQSRTNVTVEIEGEDRPALVADWIGLIYFS, via the coding sequence ATGAATGAAGTCTGGAAGAAGCCGCCGGTCTCCTTTGAGGCCTATCAGGCCATGGTCGGCAAGGAGATCGGCGTGTCGTCGTGGCACCTGATCGACCAGAGGCGGATCAACGTCTATGCCGACGTGATCGAGGACCATCAGTTCATCCATGTCGATCCTGAAAGGGCAAAGAAGGAAACCGCGTTCGGCAACACCATCGCGCACGGCTTCCTCACGATGTCGCTGATGAGCATCATGTCCTACGAGGTGATGCCGGTCATCGAGGGCACCGCGATGGGTGTGAACTACGGGTTCGACAAATTGCGCTTCCTCTCGCCGGTGCGGGCGGGCTCGCGGGTGCGCGGCCGGTTTACGCTCGCCGAAGCCAAGCTGCGCAAGCCGAAAGAGCTGCAGTCGCGCACCAATGTCACCGTCGAGATCGAGGGCGAGGATAGGCCCGCGCTGGTCGCCGACTGGATCGGGCTGATCTATTTCAGTTGA
- the mmsB gene encoding 3-hydroxyisobutyrate dehydrogenase — MANIAFIGLGNMGGPMAANLVKAGHKVTAFDLVAASRDQAKADGAAIAESSVASVKGADVVITMLPAGKHVLSVWNEVVPAMAKGTLIIDCSTIDVESAKQAHALAAKSGMLSVDAPVSGGTGGAKGATLTFMCGGDDKAFAAAKPALENMGKKIVHCGGAGAGQAAKICNNMILGISMIGVGEAFALAEKLGLSHQALFDVASTSSGQCWALTSYCPVPGPVPTSPANNGYKPGFASALMVKDLTLAQDAANAAGAATPLGKHAQEIYKAFDAAGHGGVDFSGIIQHVRSLAGK, encoded by the coding sequence ATGGCAAATATCGCATTCATTGGCCTCGGCAATATGGGCGGCCCGATGGCGGCCAATCTGGTCAAGGCCGGCCACAAGGTCACCGCGTTCGATCTGGTGGCGGCTTCGCGCGATCAGGCAAAGGCGGACGGGGCCGCCATCGCCGAGAGTTCGGTAGCCTCCGTCAAGGGCGCCGACGTGGTCATCACCATGCTGCCGGCGGGCAAGCATGTGCTGTCGGTCTGGAATGAGGTGGTCCCGGCGATGGCCAAGGGCACGCTGATCATCGACTGCTCGACCATCGATGTCGAAAGCGCCAAGCAGGCGCATGCGCTGGCCGCCAAAAGCGGCATGCTCTCGGTCGATGCGCCGGTTTCCGGTGGAACCGGCGGCGCCAAGGGCGCGACACTAACCTTCATGTGCGGCGGCGACGACAAGGCGTTCGCTGCGGCAAAGCCTGCGCTGGAGAACATGGGCAAGAAGATCGTGCATTGCGGCGGCGCCGGCGCGGGGCAGGCGGCCAAGATCTGCAACAACATGATCCTGGGCATTTCCATGATCGGGGTTGGGGAAGCTTTTGCGCTCGCCGAAAAACTCGGCCTGTCGCACCAGGCGCTGTTCGACGTCGCCTCGACCTCCTCAGGCCAATGCTGGGCGCTGACGTCCTATTGCCCGGTGCCCGGCCCGGTGCCGACTTCGCCGGCGAACAACGGCTACAAGCCCGGATTTGCCTCGGCGCTGATGGTGAAGGACCTCACCCTGGCGCAGGATGCGGCCAACGCCGCTGGAGCCGCGACGCCGCTCGGCAAGCACGCGCAGGAGATCTACAAGGCCTTCGACGCCGCCGGCCACGGCGGGGTGGATTTTTCCGGTATTATCCAGCACGTTAGGAGCCTCGCCGGGAAATAA